In Mycolicibacterium phocaicum, one DNA window encodes the following:
- a CDS encoding DoxX family protein — translation MTAANSTDNTTASQAPAYRMGALLVGMGALHFAAPKPFDGIVPEELPGTARFYTYASGVAEVATGAALLLPRTRKLGALAAVALFLSVFPANVNMVRLWWPKGWPARIVALARLPLQVPMVTQALKVYRNSPQTN, via the coding sequence ATGACCGCCGCCAACAGCACTGACAACACCACCGCCAGCCAGGCTCCCGCGTACCGGATGGGCGCGCTGCTCGTCGGCATGGGCGCCCTGCATTTCGCCGCGCCCAAGCCTTTCGACGGCATCGTCCCGGAGGAACTGCCCGGCACGGCCCGGTTCTACACCTATGCGTCCGGCGTCGCCGAGGTCGCGACCGGCGCCGCGCTCCTGCTGCCGCGTACCCGGAAACTGGGCGCGCTGGCCGCTGTCGCACTTTTCCTCAGCGTGTTCCCGGCGAACGTCAACATGGTCCGGCTGTGGTGGCCCAAGGGCTGGCCGGCCCGCATCGTGGCACTGGCCCGGCTGCCGTTGCAGGTGCCGATGGTGACCCAGGCGCTCAAGGTCTACCGCAACTCACCCCAGACGAACTAG
- a CDS encoding ATP-dependent DNA helicase UvrD2, producing MGTMPAEAPPSTLLEDLDDEQREAVLAPRGPVCVLAGAGTGKTRTITRRIAYLVAAGHVAPSQVLAVTFTQRAAGEMRGRLRSLENEIEGAQGTGAVQAMTFHAAALRQLRYFWPRVVGDTGWELLDSKFAVVAQAANRAGIQASTDDVRDLAGEIEWAKSSLISPELYPEQVAKIERDIPFDAAKVAAVYAGYEGLKARRDGSALLDFDDLLLHTAAAIENDAAVAGEFRDRYRCFVVDEYQDVTPLQQRVLNAWVGERDDLTVVGDANQTIYSFTGATPQYLLDFSRRFPDAALIRLERDYRSTPQVVSLANQVISAASGRMAASRLQLIGQRDPGPKPVFREHPDEVAEANAVAAAIKKLIQSGTAPSEIAVLYRINAQSEVYEEALTAAGVAFQVRGGEGFFSRQEIRQALLALQRAAGHQGDVAGVELPQLVRDLLEPLGLTAEPPAGTKARERWDALLALVELVEQEVAVRPNLDLQGLLVELRQRADSRHPPVVQGVTLASLHAAKGLEWDAVFLVGLVDGTLPISHALSHGADSEPVEEERRLFYVGITRARVHLTISWALARAAGGRQSRKPSRFLNGLTPQSRREPQQPQRKRGPAPRCRVCNAALTSSTAILLRRCESCPSNLDEELLGRLKEWRLRTAQEMKVPAYVVFTDNTLIAIAEALPADNAALVAIPGIGARKLEQYGPDVLALVNGSR from the coding sequence ATGGGGACCATGCCAGCCGAGGCCCCGCCGTCCACGCTCCTCGAGGACCTCGACGACGAACAGCGTGAGGCCGTCCTCGCGCCCCGCGGCCCGGTATGTGTGCTGGCCGGCGCCGGTACGGGCAAGACCCGCACCATCACCCGACGCATCGCGTATCTCGTCGCCGCCGGCCACGTTGCGCCGAGTCAGGTGCTGGCCGTGACGTTCACCCAGCGTGCCGCGGGCGAGATGCGCGGCCGGCTCCGCAGCCTGGAAAACGAGATCGAGGGAGCACAAGGCACCGGCGCCGTCCAGGCCATGACGTTCCACGCCGCGGCGCTGCGGCAACTGCGGTACTTCTGGCCGCGGGTGGTCGGCGACACCGGCTGGGAGCTGCTCGACAGCAAGTTCGCTGTGGTCGCGCAGGCGGCCAATCGGGCGGGCATCCAGGCCAGTACCGATGACGTGCGTGACCTGGCCGGTGAGATCGAATGGGCCAAGTCGTCGCTGATCAGTCCCGAGCTGTATCCGGAGCAGGTCGCCAAGATCGAGCGGGACATCCCGTTCGACGCCGCCAAGGTCGCCGCGGTGTACGCCGGGTACGAGGGTCTCAAGGCCCGTCGCGACGGATCGGCGCTGCTGGACTTCGACGATCTGCTGTTGCACACCGCCGCCGCCATCGAGAACGACGCCGCCGTCGCCGGCGAGTTCCGCGACCGTTACCGCTGTTTCGTCGTCGACGAGTATCAGGACGTCACCCCGCTGCAGCAGCGCGTGCTCAACGCCTGGGTGGGAGAGCGCGACGACCTGACCGTGGTCGGTGACGCCAACCAGACCATCTACTCGTTCACCGGCGCCACCCCGCAGTACCTCCTGGATTTCTCCAGAAGGTTCCCCGATGCGGCGCTGATCCGGCTGGAGCGCGACTATCGCAGTACGCCACAGGTGGTGTCGCTGGCCAATCAGGTGATCTCGGCGGCGTCCGGCCGGATGGCGGCCAGCCGGTTGCAGCTCATCGGTCAGCGTGATCCCGGTCCCAAGCCGGTGTTCCGGGAGCATCCCGACGAGGTCGCCGAGGCCAACGCGGTCGCCGCCGCCATCAAAAAGCTCATCCAATCCGGTACGGCCCCTTCGGAAATCGCGGTGCTGTACCGCATCAACGCGCAGTCCGAGGTGTATGAGGAAGCGCTCACCGCGGCCGGCGTGGCGTTCCAGGTGCGCGGTGGCGAGGGCTTCTTCAGCCGCCAGGAGATTCGGCAGGCGTTGTTGGCGCTGCAGCGCGCCGCCGGCCACCAGGGTGACGTCGCCGGTGTCGAGCTGCCGCAGCTGGTCCGGGATCTGCTCGAACCGCTGGGTCTGACGGCCGAGCCGCCGGCGGGTACCAAAGCCCGGGAACGCTGGGATGCGTTGTTGGCCTTGGTCGAACTGGTCGAGCAGGAAGTCGCGGTACGTCCCAACCTGGACCTGCAGGGGCTGCTCGTCGAGTTGCGCCAGCGTGCCGATTCGCGGCACCCACCGGTCGTGCAGGGGGTGACGCTCGCGTCGCTGCACGCGGCCAAGGGTCTCGAGTGGGATGCGGTGTTCCTGGTCGGCCTCGTCGACGGCACGCTGCCCATCTCGCACGCGCTGTCACACGGCGCGGACAGCGAACCCGTCGAGGAGGAGCGTCGCCTCTTCTACGTCGGAATCACCAGGGCCAGAGTGCATTTGACCATCTCGTGGGCACTGGCCCGGGCCGCCGGCGGACGGCAGAGTCGCAAGCCCTCGCGGTTCCTCAACGGGCTGACACCGCAGAGCCGCCGCGAACCCCAACAGCCGCAACGTAAACGGGGTCCGGCGCCGCGCTGCCGCGTCTGCAACGCGGCGTTGACATCGTCGACCGCGATCTTGTTGCGGCGCTGCGAATCGTGCCCGTCGAACCTCGACGAGGAGCTGCTCGGTCGGCTCAAGGAGTGGCGCCTGCGTACCGCGCAGGAGATGAAGGTGCCCGCCTACGTGGTGTTCACCGACAACACGTTGATCGCCATTGCCGAGGCGCTGCCGGCCGACAATGCCGCGCTCGTGGCCATTCCTGGGATCGGTGCGCGCAAGCTGGAGCAATACGGCCCGGATGTGCTGGCTTTGGTGAACGGCTCCCGTTAG
- a CDS encoding WhiB family transcriptional regulator: MTSQTCRQRLAVPCHIGDPDMWFADNPTQLEQAKALCADCPIRRQCLSEALEREEPWGVWGGEILERGAVIARKRPRGRPRKDVVAA; the protein is encoded by the coding sequence ATGACTAGCCAGACTTGCCGACAAAGGCTGGCGGTGCCATGTCATATCGGCGACCCCGATATGTGGTTCGCTGACAACCCCACTCAGCTGGAACAGGCCAAGGCGCTGTGCGCCGACTGCCCGATCCGGCGCCAGTGCCTCAGCGAGGCGCTGGAACGTGAAGAGCCGTGGGGTGTTTGGGGTGGGGAGATCCTCGAGCGCGGCGCCGTCATCGCACGCAAGCGTCCGCGCGGTCGTCCGCGTAAGGACGTCGTCGCGGCCTGA
- a CDS encoding macrolide-binding ATPase MABP-1 produces the protein MDDVNVADIKRGSVARNAKLAGLAGGMAGRAALGFGKRLAGKSKDEVTAELMDKAANQLFTVLGELKGGAMKVGQALSVMEAAIPEQYGKPYREALTKLQREAPPLPAAKVHRVLDAQLGTKWRDRFQSFDDTPVASASIGQVHKAVWSDGREVAVKIQYPGADEALRADLKTIQRLVGVFKQLAPGADVQGVVDELIDRTEMELDYRLEADNQRAFAKAYAGHPHFKVPAIVASAPKVVIAEWMDGIPMSVIIREGTVEQRDLMGTRLSELTFDAPARLEIMHGDTHPGNFMLLPDGRMGVIDFGAVAPLPGGLPTAIGEMISLARDKNYEKLLPVMEDAGFIQPSEEVPIFEVDNMLRQYVEPVQTEVFHYTRRWIMKMAAGQLDNGVNQIKMARQLDMPPNLVIPLRVIASTVAICCQLDAHVPVKAIATELVPGFTP, from the coding sequence ATGGATGATGTGAACGTGGCTGATATCAAACGGGGCAGTGTGGCACGCAACGCGAAGCTCGCCGGTCTGGCCGGCGGCATGGCGGGACGGGCGGCGCTCGGCTTCGGCAAGCGCCTGGCGGGCAAGTCCAAGGACGAGGTGACCGCCGAACTGATGGACAAGGCGGCCAACCAGCTGTTCACCGTACTGGGCGAGCTCAAGGGCGGCGCGATGAAGGTCGGGCAGGCCCTGTCGGTGATGGAGGCCGCCATTCCCGAGCAGTACGGCAAGCCGTACCGCGAGGCGCTGACCAAGTTGCAGCGCGAAGCCCCGCCCCTGCCTGCGGCCAAGGTGCACCGCGTGCTCGATGCGCAGCTGGGTACCAAGTGGCGCGACCGCTTCCAGTCCTTCGACGACACCCCGGTGGCGTCAGCCAGCATCGGGCAGGTCCACAAGGCCGTCTGGTCCGACGGCCGTGAAGTCGCGGTCAAGATCCAGTACCCGGGTGCCGACGAAGCGCTGCGGGCCGACCTGAAGACCATCCAGCGTCTGGTCGGCGTCTTCAAGCAGCTGGCGCCCGGCGCCGATGTCCAGGGTGTCGTCGACGAACTGATCGACCGCACCGAGATGGAACTGGACTACCGGCTGGAAGCCGACAACCAGCGTGCCTTCGCCAAGGCCTACGCCGGGCACCCGCACTTCAAGGTGCCGGCGATCGTGGCGAGCGCCCCGAAGGTCGTCATCGCCGAGTGGATGGACGGCATCCCGATGTCGGTCATCATCCGCGAGGGCACCGTCGAGCAGCGCGACCTGATGGGGACCCGGCTGTCGGAGCTGACATTCGACGCGCCGGCGCGCCTGGAGATCATGCACGGGGACACCCACCCCGGGAACTTCATGCTGCTGCCCGACGGCCGCATGGGCGTCATCGACTTCGGTGCGGTGGCGCCGTTGCCCGGTGGGCTGCCGACGGCGATCGGCGAGATGATCAGCCTGGCGCGGGACAAGAACTACGAAAAACTGCTGCCGGTGATGGAGGATGCCGGGTTCATCCAGCCGAGCGAAGAGGTCCCGATCTTCGAGGTCGACAACATGCTGCGGCAGTACGTCGAGCCGGTCCAGACCGAGGTCTTCCACTACACGCGACGCTGGATCATGAAAATGGCTGCCGGCCAGCTGGACAACGGCGTGAACCAGATCAAGATGGCCCGTCAGCTCGACATGCCGCCGAACCTGGTCATCCCGCTGCGCGTGATCGCGTCGACCGTCGCGATCTGCTGTCAGCTGGACGCCCACGTCCCCGTGAAAGCCATTGCCACAGAACTGGTTCCGGGCTTCACACCGTAG
- the mrx1 gene encoding mycoredoxin Mrx1, whose protein sequence is MSALIMYSTTWCGYCKRLKTALKAEGISYTEIDIEQDPAAAEFVGSVNNGNHVVPTVKFADGSTLTNPSIKDVKAKLA, encoded by the coding sequence ATGAGTGCACTCATCATGTACAGCACGACCTGGTGCGGCTACTGCAAGCGGCTCAAGACCGCGCTGAAGGCCGAAGGCATCTCCTACACCGAGATCGACATCGAGCAGGACCCGGCGGCCGCCGAGTTCGTCGGTTCGGTCAACAACGGCAACCACGTGGTTCCGACGGTGAAGTTCGCCGACGGCTCGACGCTGACCAACCCCAGCATCAAGGACGTCAAAGCCAAGCTGGCTTAG
- a CDS encoding potassium channel family protein translates to MARVRLSRRMAAMEQNLTSRQNADLVDVLQIPEAFVSPIRRIVRRVIYALLVLAAAVLVVYLDRDGYRDAQENEMSLLDCIYYATVSLSTTGYGDITPLTPSARLVNVLVITPMRIAFLIVLIGTTVETLTTQSRQALKIQRWRSTVRNHTIVVGYGTKGRTAVQAMVGDEVAPGDIVVVDENPAALDRARAAGLVTVVGDATKSEVLRLAGAQHAKSIVVATDKDATAVLVTLTAREVAPKAKIVASAREAENQHLLRQSGADSTVVSSETAGRLLGIATQTPSVVEMVEDLLTPDAGFAISEREVEVKELGGSPRHLADIVLGVVRDGQLLRVDAPEVDALAAGDRLLYIRNAEVER, encoded by the coding sequence ATGGCTCGCGTTAGGTTGTCGCGGCGCATGGCCGCGATGGAACAGAACCTCACGAGCCGCCAGAACGCGGATCTGGTTGACGTGCTGCAGATTCCGGAAGCGTTCGTCAGTCCGATCCGCCGAATCGTGCGCCGGGTCATCTACGCGCTGCTGGTACTCGCCGCCGCGGTGCTCGTCGTGTACCTCGATCGCGACGGCTACCGCGACGCCCAGGAGAACGAGATGTCGCTCCTGGACTGCATCTACTACGCGACGGTGTCGCTGTCGACCACCGGGTATGGCGACATCACGCCGCTCACCCCGAGCGCGCGCCTGGTGAACGTCCTGGTGATCACGCCCATGCGGATCGCGTTCCTGATCGTGCTCATCGGTACGACCGTCGAGACGCTGACCACGCAGTCTCGTCAAGCCTTGAAGATTCAGCGATGGAGGAGCACCGTGCGCAACCACACCATCGTCGTCGGTTATGGGACCAAGGGCCGCACCGCGGTTCAGGCCATGGTCGGTGACGAGGTCGCACCCGGAGACATCGTCGTCGTCGACGAGAACCCGGCGGCACTGGACCGGGCGCGCGCCGCGGGCCTGGTCACCGTGGTCGGCGACGCCACCAAGTCGGAGGTGCTGCGCCTGGCCGGGGCCCAGCACGCCAAGTCGATCGTGGTCGCGACAGACAAGGACGCCACCGCCGTCCTGGTCACGCTGACCGCCCGCGAGGTGGCACCCAAGGCCAAGATCGTCGCTTCGGCCCGGGAGGCCGAGAACCAGCACCTGCTGCGGCAGTCCGGTGCCGACTCGACGGTCGTGTCCTCGGAGACCGCCGGCCGGCTGCTGGGCATCGCGACCCAGACCCCGAGCGTCGTCGAGATGGTCGAGGACCTGCTCACCCCGGACGCCGGCTTCGCGATCTCCGAGCGCGAGGTCGAGGTCAAGGAACTCGGCGGCTCGCCCCGGCACCTGGCCGACATCGTGCTCGGGGTGGTCCGGGACGGACAGCTGCTGCGGGTCGACGCCCCTGAGGTCGACGCCCTGGCGGCCGGGGACCGGCTGCTCTACATCCGCAACGCCGAAGTCGAACGGTAA
- the nudC gene encoding NAD(+) diphosphatase has product MSDFTLRNVPLLSRVGADRADTLRTDVDAAIAGWKDALLLRVDRRNQVLISGGQVVLGRAAELGDKPDEHAVFLGRMPDGRHVWGVRAALEDPVDPSDSPVEVLDLRRAGTIFDDISAQLVSTATALLNWHDSARFSAIDGAPTKPVKGGWARVNSIGGHEEFPRIDPAIICLVHDGHDRAVLARQTNWPERLFSLLAGFVEAGESFESCVVREIAEEIGLTVTDVKYLGSQPWPFPRSLMVGFHAIGDPEQPFSFNDGEIAEADWFTRAEVREALEHGDWNSTADTRLLLPGSISIAREIIESWAAQ; this is encoded by the coding sequence ATGAGCGATTTCACCCTGCGTAATGTCCCGCTGCTGTCCCGGGTCGGTGCCGACCGGGCAGACACGCTGCGCACCGACGTCGACGCCGCGATCGCCGGCTGGAAGGACGCGTTGCTGTTGCGCGTCGACCGCCGCAACCAGGTGCTGATCTCTGGCGGCCAGGTGGTGCTCGGTCGCGCGGCGGAACTCGGGGACAAGCCCGACGAGCACGCGGTGTTCCTGGGCCGGATGCCCGACGGCCGGCACGTGTGGGGCGTCCGCGCCGCATTAGAAGACCCAGTGGACCCGTCGGACAGTCCCGTCGAGGTCCTCGACCTGCGCCGCGCCGGAACCATCTTCGACGACATCAGCGCCCAGCTCGTCTCGACGGCGACGGCACTGCTGAACTGGCATGACAGCGCCCGCTTCAGCGCCATCGACGGCGCGCCGACCAAGCCGGTCAAAGGCGGCTGGGCGCGGGTCAACAGCATCGGCGGCCACGAGGAATTCCCGCGCATCGACCCGGCGATCATCTGCCTGGTGCACGACGGGCACGACCGCGCGGTGCTGGCCCGGCAGACGAACTGGCCCGAGCGGCTGTTCTCCCTGCTGGCCGGGTTCGTCGAAGCCGGCGAGTCGTTCGAGTCCTGCGTGGTCCGCGAGATCGCCGAGGAGATCGGGCTGACCGTCACCGACGTCAAGTACCTGGGCAGTCAGCCCTGGCCGTTCCCGCGCTCACTGATGGTCGGTTTCCACGCCATCGGCGATCCCGAGCAACCGTTCTCGTTCAACGACGGCGAGATCGCCGAGGCCGACTGGTTCACCCGCGCCGAGGTGCGCGAGGCCCTCGAGCACGGCGACTGGAACAGCACTGCCGATACCCGGCTGCTGCTGCCCGGCTCGATCTCGATCGCCCGGGAGATCATCGAATCCTGGGCAGCCCAGTGA
- a CDS encoding TOMM precursor leader peptide-binding protein codes for MIADRQTLNPALPVLQRPDGTVQVGWDPRRAIGIRPPDGLSVGALAELLRGMQSGVDPESSRSLALAAGLTDVDGWAGLVGALSSAGLLQTVPDAGRRPVSVRIHGSGPLSDLLAGALSCSGTRVRTSRFGHVAVTRDAADLVVLSDFLVADRRLVRDLHRAGVPHLPVRIRDGTGLIGPLVLPGATSCLNCADLHRSDRDASWPVLAAQLEGTVGSGDRATVLATAAVALNQVDQVIDAIRGGGGRAEPPPTLDATLEFDIGTRTTVVRRWSRHPLCDWCDRLS; via the coding sequence ATGATCGCGGACCGTCAGACCCTGAACCCGGCCCTGCCGGTGCTGCAACGGCCCGACGGAACCGTGCAGGTCGGCTGGGACCCGCGCCGCGCCATCGGCATCCGGCCACCGGACGGATTGTCGGTCGGTGCCCTGGCGGAGCTGCTGCGCGGCATGCAGAGCGGCGTCGATCCCGAGAGCAGCCGGTCGCTCGCGCTGGCGGCCGGACTGACAGACGTCGACGGCTGGGCCGGGCTGGTCGGCGCCCTGAGCTCGGCAGGGCTGTTGCAGACGGTGCCGGATGCCGGCCGGCGACCGGTTTCGGTACGCATCCACGGCAGCGGTCCCCTGTCGGACCTGTTGGCGGGCGCCTTGAGCTGTTCCGGAACCCGGGTGCGCACCAGCCGATTCGGCCACGTGGCCGTCACCCGCGACGCCGCCGATCTGGTGGTGCTGTCCGACTTCCTGGTCGCCGACCGCCGCCTGGTGCGCGACCTGCACCGGGCCGGCGTGCCGCACCTGCCGGTGCGGATCCGGGACGGCACCGGGTTGATCGGCCCCCTCGTCCTGCCCGGCGCGACGAGTTGCCTCAATTGCGCCGACCTCCACCGCAGTGACCGCGACGCGTCGTGGCCGGTGCTGGCCGCCCAATTGGAGGGCACCGTCGGCAGCGGCGACCGCGCGACGGTGCTCGCCACCGCGGCGGTGGCGCTCAACCAGGTGGACCAGGTGATCGACGCGATCCGCGGCGGCGGGGGCCGCGCGGAACCACCGCCGACGCTCGACGCCACCCTCGAATTCGACATCGGCACCCGAACCACCGTGGTGCGCCGATGGTCCCGTCATCCGCTGTGCGACTGGTGCGATCGGCTTTCGTGA
- a CDS encoding zinc-dependent metalloprotease: MADLPFGFSSGEDPDRDKSKKEPGPGSSGGSSDPFGFGNAFGGPGGAGMPDLGQIFTQLGAMFSGAGASMNNPQAGPVNYDLARKLASNSIGFVKPVPEQTATAISDAVRLAETWLDGVTPLPAGTTRAVAWTPSDWLDNTLNTWKRLCDPVAEQLSTVWVSALPEEAKAMAGPLMAMMSQMGGMAFGSQLGQALGTLSKEVLTSTDIGLPLGPSGVAALMPEAVEAFGEGLEQPRSEVLTFLAAREAAHHRLFSHVPWLASQLLNAVEAFAKGMKIDMSGFEEMASGLDPASLMGDPGAMEKLLSQGMFEPKATPEQAAALERLETLLALIEGWVQTVVTAALGDRLPGTSALSETLRRRRATGGPAEQTFATLVGLELRPRKMREAATLWEKLTDAVGADKRDAVWQHPDLLPGAADLDEPAAFIDRALGGDTTDLDQALADLEKDLKRDSGDDQAEG, encoded by the coding sequence ATGGCTGACCTGCCTTTCGGCTTCTCCAGCGGCGAAGACCCCGACCGCGACAAATCCAAGAAAGAGCCTGGACCAGGCTCTTCCGGTGGCTCGTCGGACCCGTTCGGGTTCGGCAACGCGTTCGGCGGCCCCGGCGGCGCCGGCATGCCCGACCTGGGCCAGATTTTCACGCAGCTCGGCGCGATGTTCAGCGGCGCGGGCGCGTCGATGAACAACCCGCAGGCCGGCCCGGTCAACTACGACCTGGCCCGCAAGCTGGCGTCCAACTCGATCGGCTTCGTCAAGCCGGTCCCCGAGCAGACCGCGACAGCCATCTCCGACGCCGTGCGACTCGCCGAGACCTGGCTCGATGGCGTCACTCCCCTGCCGGCCGGCACCACCCGCGCTGTCGCGTGGACGCCCAGCGACTGGCTCGACAACACGCTGAACACCTGGAAGCGACTGTGCGACCCGGTCGCCGAGCAGTTGTCGACCGTGTGGGTATCGGCGCTGCCCGAGGAGGCCAAGGCCATGGCCGGCCCACTGATGGCGATGATGTCGCAGATGGGCGGCATGGCGTTCGGCTCGCAACTGGGTCAGGCCCTCGGGACGCTGTCCAAAGAGGTGCTGACCTCCACCGACATCGGCCTGCCGCTGGGACCGTCGGGCGTCGCCGCGCTGATGCCGGAGGCCGTCGAGGCGTTCGGCGAGGGCCTCGAACAGCCGCGCAGCGAGGTGCTGACGTTCCTCGCCGCACGTGAGGCCGCCCACCACCGGCTGTTCAGCCACGTGCCGTGGCTGGCCAGCCAGCTGCTCAACGCCGTCGAAGCCTTCGCCAAGGGCATGAAGATCGACATGAGCGGTTTCGAGGAGATGGCCTCCGGCCTGGACCCAGCCTCGCTCATGGGCGATCCCGGCGCCATGGAGAAGCTGCTGAGCCAGGGCATGTTCGAGCCCAAGGCCACCCCCGAGCAGGCCGCGGCGCTCGAACGGCTGGAGACGCTGCTGGCGCTCATCGAGGGCTGGGTGCAGACCGTCGTCACCGCCGCACTCGGCGACCGGCTGCCCGGCACGTCGGCACTGAGCGAGACGCTGCGCCGTCGTCGCGCCACCGGCGGGCCGGCCGAGCAGACCTTCGCGACCCTCGTCGGCCTGGAACTGCGGCCGCGCAAGATGCGCGAGGCCGCGACGCTGTGGGAGAAGCTGACCGACGCCGTCGGCGCCGACAAGCGCGACGCCGTCTGGCAGCACCCCGACCTGCTGCCCGGCGCAGCCGATCTGGACGAGCCGGCGGCCTTCATCGACCGGGCGCTCGGCGGCGACACCACCGACCTCGACCAGGCGCTCGCCGATCTGGAGAAGGACCTGAAGCGGGACTCCGGAGACGACCAAGCCGAGGGCTGA